A single region of the Gossypium arboreum isolate Shixiya-1 chromosome 12, ASM2569848v2, whole genome shotgun sequence genome encodes:
- the LOC108476498 gene encoding diaminopimelate decarboxylase 2, chloroplastic-like, whose translation MAATHLLSHSPFLPKTLNHSLTQNPFSKSPILPLKPSKNLFNQPSLSLSLKAVLSQNPAKTLNPTFQHCFTKSPDGFLYCEDTKVQDVMEKVEKRPFYLYSKPQITRNVEAYKEALEGLKNSIIGYAIKANNNFKILRHLRMLGCGAVLVSSNELKLALRAGFDPTKCIFNGNGKILEDLVLAAQEGVFVNVDSEFDLENIVAAARIAGRKVNVLLRINPDVDPQVHPYVATGNKNSKFGIRNEKLQWFLDAVKGHPNELKLVGAHCHLGSTITKVDIFRDAAVLMVNYIDEIRAQGFEVDYLNIGGGLGIDYYHSGAVLPTPRDLIDTVRELVHSRNLNLIIEPGRSLIANTCCFVNRVTGVKTNGTKNFIVIDGSMAELIRPSLYDAYQHIELVSPAPPAAEVSTFDVVGPVCESADFLGKERELPTPAKGTGLVVHDAGAYCMSMASTYNLKMRPPEYWVEEDGSVTKIRHGETFEDHMRFFEGL comes from the exons ATGGCGGCTACTCATCTTCTCTCTCACTCCCCATTTCTTCCCAAAACCCTAAACCACTCATTAACCCAGAACCCATTTTCCAAATCCCCCATTTTGCCCCTCAAGCCCTCCAAGAATCTCTTCAACCAACcctccctctccctctctctcaaAGCTGTCCTCTCTCAGAACCCTGCTAAAACCCTCAACCCCACTTTTCAACACTGCTTCACTAAATCCCCAGATGGGTTTCTCTACTGTGAGGATACCAAGGTCCAGGATGTCATGGAAAAGGTCGAAAAGAGGCCGTTTTATTTGTATAGTAAGCCTCAGATTACTAGGAATGTGGAAGCTTATAAAGAGGCCCTTGAAGGCTTGAAGAATTCCATTATTGGGTACGCCATCAAGGCGAATAACAATTTCAAGATTTTGCGGCATTTGAGGATGTTGGGTTGCGGTGCTGTGCTTGTTAGTAGCAATGAACTCAAGTTGGCTCTTCGTGCCGGCTTCGATCCAACTAA GTGTATCTTTAATGGGAATGGGAAGATCTTGGAAGATTTGGTACTAGCTGCCCAAGAAGGTGTTTTTGTCAATGTGGATAGTGAATTTGATCTGGAGAATATTGTAGCTGCTGCAAGAATTGCTGGCAGAAAGGTTAATGTTTTGCTTCGGATCAACCCTGATGTAGATCCTCAG GTCCACCCATATGTTGCTACGGGGAACAAGAACTCCAAATTTGGTATTAGGAACGAGAAGCTGCAGTGGTTTCTGGATGCTGTAAAGGGACATCCTAATGAGCTGAAACTTGTAGGGGCCCACTGTCATCTTGGTTCAACCATTACCAAG GTGGATATATTTAGGGATGCTGCTGTTCTCATGGTCAACTACATTGATGAAATTCGTGCCCAAGGTTTTGAGGTTGATTATTTGAACATTGGAGGCGGTTTGGGGATAGATTACTACCACAGTGGTGCCGTCCTTCCCACACCTAGAGATCTCATTGACACT GTAAGAGAATTGGTACATTCAAGGAATCTTAATCTCATCATTGAACCAGGAAGATCACTCATTGCAAATACTTGCTGCTTTGTCAATCGTGTCACTGGAGTCAAAACTAATGGAACAAAAAATTTCATTGTGATTGATGGTAGTATGGCTGAACTCATCCGTCCTAGCCTTTATGATGCTTATCAA CATATAGAGCTGGTTTCTCCTGCTCCTCCTGCTGCTGAGGTTTCTACTTTCGACGTTGTTGGCCCTGTTTGTGAATCTGCAGATTTCTTAGGAAAGGAGAGAGAACTTCCCACCCCAGCTAAG GGGACTGGCCTGGTCGTACATGATGCAGGTGCTTACTGCATGAGCATGGCATCAACTTACAATCTCAAGATGCGCCCTCCCGAGTACTGG GTTGAAGAAGATGGATCAGTGACCAAGATTCGACATGGGGAAACATTTGAAGACCACATGCGGTTTTTTGAAGGTCTTTAA